Genomic window (Desulforapulum autotrophicum HRM2):
GAATCCATATCAATCTGGTCCGGTGCCTGGACATACACCGCTAGGACTTTACCGTTTGTCATTCTGATGGATTCAATGGTGACTCTGTTAAGCACCTTTACATCGAAAAGGTCATGATCGTCCCTGGATGTTCGGGATTTTAATTGAATCTCTGTACCCATGGAAAAGAACATTTCCCTGTCTGGACTATCCTTCTTAAATCCTTCTTTCACAGAAATTGCAATGGCCCTGTCGTTTCCCTGATCCATTCGAGTGTTTAATATTTTACCCAGATTCTTGCTGACACTGATCTGGGCTTGTGTTTCTGGAAATAATACGGTTTGTGTCAACGGTATGACAATCAGTTCAGGGGTTACATATGTTGAATCCATTTTGTTCTCCTTTTTATATGAAGCGCTCACCGAAGCGTTGCAAACAGAGGCGTGTATCATTCGCTGTAGCCGAGATCCGAGACCATGCTCCAGACGTGCCGGTTATATCAATCCAAATCCAGTTGGATTATTATATGATAGGCACTATTTAATTTAGTTCAATGCAAACTAACAATAAAATGTTTTGGATTCTAAAAAATACGTTCCAATAAAATCAGGAATATCTGTTTTAAGACCCTTAAAAACCTCGAAATAGAAGGCTTTATATTGACAAATGCATTTAAATAAATTAGTAAGTAATGAACAAACTATTACAGATGAGATTGGGTTTATTTTGAAAAGAGAATTAATCTACGAATCCGTTAGAAAGTTCAACAGCCTGGGACATGAGTGTAATTTACAACTCTCAGATAAACTTGGAATGTCCAAGCTTCAATTAAATCAACTGCACTATTTGAAGATAATTGACAGAACAATTGATATAACCTTTGGAAAATTTGCTGATATTTTAAACGTAACAAAACCATCTGTTACTGAGATTGTTAATAAACTGATTAAATTGGATTGTGTTGAAAAAATGCAATGCCCTAGGGATAAACGTATTTTTTATATCAGGCTCACTGAAAAAGGTCGTAATATCGCACAGTTACAATACTTGTCTGAGCAACGAGTGGTTGATATCATTTTAAGTAACTTTAACGAGGAAGAGGTTGTCACCTTTATTAAATTAATAAACAAATTATGAAAATAAAAACTTCCAATCAGAATATCCCCCCACAGGCCTTGTTTTTTAAGCCTTATTCCGGAAAGATTTATTCCAATCATGGCCCTAATCTCTATTCTTGACCCTTGCACATAATCCCTGGGGCTTTTTTACCTTTCGGATGGTCAGGTAAATGTTGGCGCCAAAGATCAGAAAAGCCCCCACCCATCCCAATGGTGAGAGGGGCAGATCATAGGGGAGAAAAATTCCCAGAACCGCAGCCATCAAAATTCTTGTGGACGAGATAATGCCGCTTTCCAATGCGGTCACGTATTTGTTCCCGATGGTGAGGAGGTATTGTCCGGCCACCCCCAATATGGAACAGATAAAGAGGTAATAAAATTGGTTTCCATCGGGCATGGTGATTTTTCCATGGAAGAGGGTGTAGGTAAAGAATGTGCCTGCTCCGAATACGAAAAAAAGGATGGTGTCGGAATCGTGGTCCCGCCTGAGCAGATTAAGGTAGATAATGGCCACAGATGCCCAAATCCCGGACATCAATCCCCACAGGTTCTGTATGTCAATGGTGAAACCGTTGCCGGACAGGATCATCCAGACCCCGGCAAATGAGACGACTGAGATGATAATAGCCATGGGATCCCGCTGGTCCCTGATCATAAACCATGAGATAATGGCGATGAAAATGGGGTAGGTCATGTTCAGGACATTGGCTGTTGAAGCACCGGTTTTTTCGACGGCAGTGTAAAAGCAGAGTACCGCAAACAGGTTAGCCACGACCCTCCCGAAAAGAAAGTGCCAGTTTTTGGGGAGCGGTTTTTTTTTCTTCACCCCCATGATGGTCACAACGATTGCAAAGCCCAGCAGTAGTCTTCCGAAGAGGAATTCTTCAGGGGTGATGATCGTTTCTGTTTTAGCTATCCTGATCACAAAGGTGGCCAGGTAGAAGCAGATGGCGGACCCGAATATCATCAGGATGCCCGTTAGTTCACGGGTGGAATAGTTTAATATCGATGGGTTTGATGAACCGCGGTCGCTATTTTTTGCGGCTGATTGTATTGTCATGGTGCCCTTAAATTTTATAAATGTACACCTTTTTCCATGAGAAGGGAAGGGCGATAGATCTTGAGGGTTCGCTGTTCAAGGCGTCTGAAACCCGCCTCCATCCCCCTTGGTCCGGTTGTATCGCCCCTGGCTTGATCTCATACATGATTTTGTCCATGATTCTCCTTTCTGTCCTATAAAATAAACAGTTGCCAGACTATCCCTGCAACTGCGCCCAATGGTACCATATACTGAAGGGGAAAGTGATACTTCTGCAGCAGTAACAACGAGATGGCAGCAGATATCAGGGCAAAGAAATCAAACCCCTGGCCATTGGGTAAAATCACCTTGTAGCCAAACCAGACCGCAAGGTTGAGCACCACGCCGACAACCGCTGCGGTTACTCCGGTCAAGGCTGCCTGGAGACGCTTATTTCCCCCCATGGCTTCGATAAACGGGGCACCTGCAAAGATAAAGAAAAAACAGGGTAGAAAAGTCATATAGGTCGTTATCAGGGCACCCAGAATACCAGCGGTCAAAGGCGTAAGCCCCCCTGGCAGACTCCATGCCCCGATAAAATTCACATACTGATGACCATGATCAGCGGTCCCGGGGTTGATTCTGCAAACCCATAAAGCAATGCATGCTTGAGCGCCTTTTTCCCGATGCGCAATACTGCCTCGATGACAACCGCTACCACCACCGGCTGGATGCCATAAAACGCTGCGGCCACTGCCGGGATATCAATGTGGGCTACGGCAAGGTAACTGAGAAAAAGCATGACAAATATGGAGGGGATGACAAACAGGGTGCCAGCGGGAATGCCGCCAAGGGTGCTGTGCATCCGCCAGCCGATATAGGTTGCCAGTTGCTGGGCCTCGGCCCCGGGCAACAGCATGCAGAAATTGAGGGCCCGTAAAAACTGGTTCTCGCTGACCCAGTTTTGGCGTACCACCACTTCCGGGTGCATGATGGCAATCTGGCCTGCCGGACCCCCAAAGCTGATGAACCGCAGCTTGGTCCAGAATTTCAATGCGTCCTTGAACGGAATCTCTGAAGCCTTCATTTTAATCAGGTCTCCTTGATGGATCGTGTATTGATATGTCTTTGCCGAAAACAGCAAATCCCAGGGTGCCGATCACGGCGAACACAAAGGCTGTTACGAGGTTTGCCCGGGGACTGATTTGCCATAAAAATGCCCCGCCCAGGGCCGCAACCGATACAACGATATCCCGGATAAGATAATAAAGACCGAACATGCCGGACTTGCAATGGTCCGGTGCCAGGTCCATGATCAAAGACTTCCGGGTCGGTTCAAATTCCTGCCTTTGATCCGTGATTTACTCCTTACGGCCGGGCAGTCGTCTGATTACAAATTATCGGTTTCGTCCACGGTGGCGATGTAGCTTTTAATGCAGTGGTCCCCGGCGGGAATCGGTACCAGGTCCTCTCCCTTTGCTGCAAGTCCCTTTACATAATTAACAAAGGAGAGGGCATAGTCGAGGTAGGTGTCTGTTCCCTCACCCCGTTGCGCCTGTACCGTGGCAAAGGTGGTATAACCGTCACGGCCTTTTGCAGTGTAATTATTGGTAACCACCACGTACAGGGTATCGTTCTGCAGGCTGGAATAGGTGTCTGTGTGCCGGTCCTTGACCTCAAGATTGGATACGCGGCTTCCAAATGGCTGGTTGGCATCCACATCATATTTAAGGGGATAGCTGTAGGGGAAGGAACCAGTGGAACCGCCCTGGGCGATATTATCTATGGCATCTTCCAGTACTGCCTTGATTTCAGAGCCATACATTTTAATTTCATACAAGGTATTGGAGAAGGGCAGCAAGGTATAGGCGGTGTCATAGGTGATCTCCCCCTGCATGATACTGATTCGAACACCTCCGGCGTTCTGGATGCAGATATCAGCGTTACCGTCCAGTTGGTAGAACGCCCTGGCGACAACCGGTGCGATGTGGCTGCCCAGGGGCAGGATTCTGCCGCTGTAATCATGGCCCGGCACCCTGCTGTGGGGCAGGGCTTCATCTGCCCTGCCAATGACGGTTTTACCCAGGGCATCCACCTGGGTGGAGTATGTGGAGATAATATCTGCCACGTATTCATCCTCGGCAACGGTATCGAGTTTGCTATCTGCGTCAATGACGGACAGAACCGAAGTCAGTTCACCGGTTTCCAGGACGTAGGGTGCTCCCTGACTGTCTTTACGAACAAAGGATTTGCCCAGGATCAGGTGGGGCGTTCCAGAGCAGCTTTCCAGTTCATCACCGTTGAAGTATACGTCGAGTTCACCGAGCACTTTGCCGTATTCCCAGGCCTGGACCACACAGACTGTTTCCCCGTCCCGGTTTCGAACCCTGGTCGGATAGTCCCCCAGACTGTCCAGGCCATAGACCGTGAAATCTCCCAGCAATGTGTGGGAATCACCGTCAACGATAATGTCGATATCTGTGACCAGGGGGGCCAGGGCCTTCATATTTTTGTACCCGCAATGGCTGAGCAGGAGGATCTTCCGGATGCCTTGCTCCTTGAGCTCATCCACGGCTGCCTGGGTGGCGGCAACCTCCTCGTTAAAGGTGACCTCATTACTGGGCCTGGATGAATCCCTGGTTTTTCCGGCAATGGTCAACCCGATGATACCGATGGGTTCGCCGTCCACCTGGGTGATGACATAGGGAGAATAGAGCCCATCCAGAACATTTCCCGAGATCACCTCAATATTGGTGCTGACCAGGGGTGCATCAACCATGGCGATGAAATTTGCCAGCCATTGATCACCGTTGTCGAATTCGTGATTGCCGATGGCCATGGCATCGAACCCCATGGCATTCATAATATCGGCATCCGCCTGACCATTGAACAAGGTATAGTAAAGGGTTCCCTGTACCGCATCACCGGCATGCAGCACCAGGTGATTTTTGTTCGTTTCGGCAAGTTCATTTATTTTGGATGCCACCCTTGCCATGCCGCCGATTTCACATGTGGTTTTCACACCACCAAGGGTCAGGTCAATTTCAGACGGGTCCAGGTGTGAGTGGACATCGTTGACGTGGAGGATTTTAAGGGCCAGCTTTGACTTGTCACCGCCGGTATTGCACCCTGGCGCAGCCAGCAATGTAAGGGTGAGCAATAAAAAGATGATGGGCTGTGCAGCATTTTTTAATTTGTTATATTTCATATCTCTCTCCTTACAAATTAAGCGGATGGACCCATATGGAGTTCACGCCTTGCCATGGTTTTTGGTGCATTTTTGGTGCATATGGATGGCTTCCAAATGAATCCGTATTTAACCATAACACAAATGTCATTTCAATTCCCAGGATCTTCAATGGTTGACCCATGGCCTCCCGTGATTGATAAAAGTACGATATTAGGGTAGGCTCTTTGTTATTTTTTGGTTGTTTTAAAGTTTGGGGTAAAGAGGGATGGAATTACCCGGTCGGCAGGGAAAATTCATAATAATCGGGATGGTTTCAGCCCTGCTTTTTGGCGGGGCCACACCTGCCGGCAAGGCTTTGCTGGGGGGTGTTGAGCCCCAGGCCCTTGCAGGATTGCTATACCTTGGCGCTGCCCTGGGGGTGCTGCCCGTGGTCATGGGGGAACGGGCTTTCCAGTGGCCCTGGCACGCCGGTCGGAACACGTTTTTGCTCCTCGCAGGCGCCATTTTACTGGGAGGGATTCTTGGGCCGTTCCTGCTTTTGCTGGGATTGAAAATCGCCAGCTCAGGGTCTGTCTCCCTCTGGCTCAATCTGGAGCTTGTGGCCACAGTTCTTCTTGGACATTTTGTGTTCCAGGAGAATCTTTCCCGGCGGGCATGGGTTGCGGCAGGGGGAACATTGATTGCTGCAATGCTGCTGGCGGGGAACGATGCCGGTGGTTTTTTCCCCGGTCTATTGGTCTTTCTGGGATGCATCTGCTGGGGGTTTGACAATCATTTTACTGCGCTTATCGACGGGATATCTCCGGCCCAGACCACCCTGTGGAAGGGAAGTGTTGCCGGTGTGTTCAACCTGGTTCTTGGGGGGGCTGTTGCCGGTGGCATCGGTAGCCCGGGCGTTGTTATTATGGCTTTACTGGTCGGGGTGGTCTCCTATGGGTGCAGTATCACACTCTATGTCATGGCTGCCCAGGGATTGGGAGCCGTTCGCAGCCAGATGGTCTTTTCGGTTGCGCCGTTTTTTGGTTTGCTGCTGTCAGTGACTGTTCTCGGTGAGACGTTCACCCATGTCCAGGCCGTTGCTGCACTCCTGATTGTGGTTTCTCTCTTTGTCCTTTTCAGTGAGCAGCATGTGCATAACCATCGCCACATTGCCATGTCCCATCAGCATAGCCACAGCCACGATGGGCTCCACCACAACCATGGGCATGAAGGCTTCGATCCGAAAGAGAGCCATGTGCACTGGCACGATCATGCCCCGGAAGAACATACCCACAAACACTGGCCGGATCTGCACCATCGCCATGATCATAAAAAAGAACCGTGACGGAGATCAAAATGTAAACGTTGGTTCATTCTTTCACCAATGCAGGCAACGGACTTAATCTATTATGAATGGCATGATGAATAAACGATAACTTTGTGCGTACTGATTGTGTTAACACAAATGGATAGGCGTCATCCAAACCCATGCTGCGATTTAATGAATCGAAGATCACGGAGAAATCCATCCAGGCATCTAAAATATTGGCAATGGGTGTTGAGTTGCCATGGGGTTTTAGCCCCGGTGACCAGACACATATTGACAATTTGCCAGATCAATACAGTTCATAAACATATTTAGTGTTTGAACGAAAGCTTATCCCTCTGCTCTGTGTTTGACGGTTACCCGAAAAAGTCGGGTAAAGAAATAAACCTCTCTCGAACGATAAAAAACACATTAAACAACTATATCACAAAAGAGTATACTAAATACCCATAAATCACAAAAATGTATCTCATTTTACGTAAAAATACATAATTGTGATTTTTATTTGAGTCTTGTTTGTTTCTACAGCATTCTATGGAACCTTTTTTGTCTTTGAATATCAGTGTGTTGAAAATAAAATATCAAGATATATGTCGTTTTTTTATGGGGTGGCCTTTTAGTTGCAATCTTAACCTGTCAAGCAATCGGGCGAGAGTGTTTATTACATTGATCTAAGAAAAAAGGACAAGGAAAATGAGAAAAATAGCCATTTACGGAAAAGGCGGAATCGGCAAATCAACAACAACCCAGAATACTGTGGCAGGACTTGTGGAGGCAGGGCATAAAATCATGGTGGTGGGTTGTGACCCAAAGGCTGATTCCACAAGACTTCTGCTCAACGGCCTTGCCCAGAAAACCGTTTTGGACACCCTCAGGGAAGAGGGAGAAGATGTCGTTCTGGAAGATGTCCTGAAATTGGGGTACGGCGGAACCATGTGTACGGAATCCGGCGGACCCGAGCCTGGCGTGGGGTGTGCCGGAAGGGGAATCATTACCTCCATCAACCTTTTGGAGCAGCTGGGGGCCTATGAAAATGAAGAGCTGGACTATGTGTTTTATGATGTCCTGGGGGACGTGGTCTGCGGTGGTTTTGCCATGCCCATGCGTGAAGGCAAGGCCCAGGAGATCTATATTGTGGTCTCCGGCGAAATGATGGCCATGTATGCGGCCAACAATATCTGTAAGGGAATCGTGAAATTTGCAGAATCAGGGGGGATCCGCCTGGGTGGACTGATCTGTAATTCAAGGGCTGTGGATTTTGAGAAGGATATGATAGAGGCACTTGCCGAAAAACTCGGTACCCAGATGATTCACTTTATCCCCAGGGAAAATGTTGTACAGCGGGCTGAAATTAACAGGAAAACCGTAATTGAATATGAGCCTGAACATTCCCAGGCAGATGAATACCGCATGCTTGCAAAAAAAATTAATGAAAACGAGAAGTATGTCATTCCAACACCCATTGAAATTGAAGAGCTGGAAGAACTTCTGGTCACCTACGGCATTGCATCCTGAAACCATTTTTTAAAGGAAATGAACAACAATGAAAATAATGATCAGATCAATTATCAGACCGGAGAAAACCCATGATGTCATGGCTGCACTGATGGAAGCAGGATTCCCCGCCGTAACCCGAATGAGCGTTGCAGGGCGAGGAAAACAGCGGGGCATCAAAATCGGTGAAATCACCTATGATGAGATACCCAAGGAGATGCTCATCACAGTGGTGGATGAAAAGGCTAAAGAGTTTGTCCTTAATATCATCATGAAAACAGCCAAAACCAGTGAAAAAGGCGCCTTTGGAGACGGCAAGATTTTTGTCAGCCCCGTGGAGGAGATTTACACCATCAGTTCCGGGATCATGGAATCTTCCAAAGAAGAGGTGCCCGCATGAAAGAGATAATGGCCGTCATCCGCATGAACAAAATCAACAAGACCAAACTGGCCCTGATTGACGCGGGAATATCCTCCATGACAGCCATGGATGCCTTGGGCCGGGGAAAGGGGCTTGTGGACATGACACTCTTAAAGGGTGCTGAACAGGGATATGAAGAAGCCATTGCCCAGCTGGGTGAGTCCGGTCGTCTGATCCCCAAAAGAGCCATTTCCATCGTTGTTCCGAACAAGCTGGTCTCTAAAACGGTGAAGACCATTATTGGAGTCAACCAGACAGGCAAATCAGGGGACGGGGTGGTATGGGTGATGCCGGTTCTTGAGTCCCTGAGCGTTAGAACCGGCGAGAGTGGTGACAAAGTGCTGGATGAAATTTAACCCAACTTTAAGAATGGAAAGATAAAGATGAGCCTTAAGACGAAAGACCAAATTGAGACGACAACCGGTCGAACCGAGATCCCTGATCCGGAAATGGTGAAAAAAGAGCTGATAGCCAAATATCCCACCAAGGTGGCCAGGAAACGATCAAAACAGATCATGCCCAATACAACGGATGAATGCGGCAATCCTACAGTCATGGGTGCCAATGTC
Coding sequences:
- a CDS encoding MarR family winged helix-turn-helix transcriptional regulator, which translates into the protein MHLNKLVSNEQTITDEIGFILKRELIYESVRKFNSLGHECNLQLSDKLGMSKLQLNQLHYLKIIDRTIDITFGKFADILNVTKPSVTEIVNKLIKLDCVEKMQCPRDKRIFYIRLTEKGRNIAQLQYLSEQRVVDIILSNFNEEEVVTFIKLINKL
- a CDS encoding DMT family transporter, yielding MTIQSAAKNSDRGSSNPSILNYSTRELTGILMIFGSAICFYLATFVIRIAKTETIITPEEFLFGRLLLGFAIVVTIMGVKKKKPLPKNWHFLFGRVVANLFAVLCFYTAVEKTGASTANVLNMTYPIFIAIISWFMIRDQRDPMAIIISVVSFAGVWMILSGNGFTIDIQNLWGLMSGIWASVAIIYLNLLRRDHDSDTILFFVFGAGTFFTYTLFHGKITMPDGNQFYYLFICSILGVAGQYLLTIGNKYVTALESGIISSTRILMAAVLGIFLPYDLPLSPLGWVGAFLIFGANIYLTIRKVKKPQGLCARVKNRD
- a CDS encoding chromate transporter; translated protein: MNFIGAWSLPGGLTPLTAGILGALITTYMTFLPCFFFIFAGAPFIEAMGGNKRLQAALTGVTAAVVGVVLNLAVWFGYKVILPNGQGFDFFALISAAISLLLLQKYHFPLQYMVPLGAVAGIVWQLFIL
- a CDS encoding chromate transporter, translating into MKASEIPFKDALKFWTKLRFISFGGPAGQIAIMHPEVVVRQNWVSENQFLRALNFCMLLPGAEAQQLATYIGWRMHSTLGGIPAGTLFVIPSIFVMLFLSYLAVAHIDIPAVAAAFYGIQPVVVAVVIEAVLRIGKKALKHALLYGFAESTPGPLIMVISM
- the nadN gene encoding NAD nucleotidase; this translates as MKYNKLKNAAQPIIFLLLTLTLLAAPGCNTGGDKSKLALKILHVNDVHSHLDPSEIDLTLGGVKTTCEIGGMARVASKINELAETNKNHLVLHAGDAVQGTLYYTLFNGQADADIMNAMGFDAMAIGNHEFDNGDQWLANFIAMVDAPLVSTNIEVISGNVLDGLYSPYVITQVDGEPIGIIGLTIAGKTRDSSRPSNEVTFNEEVAATQAAVDELKEQGIRKILLLSHCGYKNMKALAPLVTDIDIIVDGDSHTLLGDFTVYGLDSLGDYPTRVRNRDGETVCVVQAWEYGKVLGELDVYFNGDELESCSGTPHLILGKSFVRKDSQGAPYVLETGELTSVLSVIDADSKLDTVAEDEYVADIISTYSTQVDALGKTVIGRADEALPHSRVPGHDYSGRILPLGSHIAPVVARAFYQLDGNADICIQNAGGVRISIMQGEITYDTAYTLLPFSNTLYEIKMYGSEIKAVLEDAIDNIAQGGSTGSFPYSYPLKYDVDANQPFGSRVSNLEVKDRHTDTYSSLQNDTLYVVVTNNYTAKGRDGYTTFATVQAQRGEGTDTYLDYALSFVNYVKGLAAKGEDLVPIPAGDHCIKSYIATVDETDNL
- a CDS encoding DMT family transporter, with product MELPGRQGKFIIIGMVSALLFGGATPAGKALLGGVEPQALAGLLYLGAALGVLPVVMGERAFQWPWHAGRNTFLLLAGAILLGGILGPFLLLLGLKIASSGSVSLWLNLELVATVLLGHFVFQENLSRRAWVAAGGTLIAAMLLAGNDAGGFFPGLLVFLGCICWGFDNHFTALIDGISPAQTTLWKGSVAGVFNLVLGGAVAGGIGSPGVVIMALLVGVVSYGCSITLYVMAAQGLGAVRSQMVFSVAPFFGLLLSVTVLGETFTHVQAVAALLIVVSLFVLFSEQHVHNHRHIAMSHQHSHSHDGLHHNHGHEGFDPKESHVHWHDHAPEEHTHKHWPDLHHRHDHKKEP
- a CDS encoding putative zinc-binding metallopeptidase, which translates into the protein MSICVWSPGLKPHGNSTPIANILDAWMDFSVIFDSLNRSMGLDDAYPFVLTQSVRTKLSFIHHAIHNRLSPLPALVKE
- the nifH gene encoding nitrogenase iron protein, whose translation is MRKIAIYGKGGIGKSTTTQNTVAGLVEAGHKIMVVGCDPKADSTRLLLNGLAQKTVLDTLREEGEDVVLEDVLKLGYGGTMCTESGGPEPGVGCAGRGIITSINLLEQLGAYENEELDYVFYDVLGDVVCGGFAMPMREGKAQEIYIVVSGEMMAMYAANNICKGIVKFAESGGIRLGGLICNSRAVDFEKDMIEALAEKLGTQMIHFIPRENVVQRAEINRKTVIEYEPEHSQADEYRMLAKKINENEKYVIPTPIEIEELEELLVTYGIAS
- a CDS encoding P-II family nitrogen regulator, with the translated sequence MKIMIRSIIRPEKTHDVMAALMEAGFPAVTRMSVAGRGKQRGIKIGEITYDEIPKEMLITVVDEKAKEFVLNIIMKTAKTSEKGAFGDGKIFVSPVEEIYTISSGIMESSKEEVPA
- a CDS encoding P-II family nitrogen regulator, which encodes MKEIMAVIRMNKINKTKLALIDAGISSMTAMDALGRGKGLVDMTLLKGAEQGYEEAIAQLGESGRLIPKRAISIVVPNKLVSKTVKTIIGVNQTGKSGDGVVWVMPVLESLSVRTGESGDKVLDEI